From the genome of bacterium:
GGCCCTCTTCATCTATTATCCGAAAAGTCGCTGGAGGCGGAATGCTCGAACAAAGTGACATCAAGGAACTGGCCGAAAAACACTACAACGCCACCATCGTGGACATCCGCTGGGGGCACGAGACGCTGGCCGCCTTCCGGGTGAAGCCCGATTTCCCGATCCCGGACTTCCACCCGGGCCAGTACACCACCCTGGGCCTCGGCTACTGGGAGGCGCGCCACCAAGACGCCTTGAAGGAAAAGCCGCACGATGAGAAGAAAATCCGGCGCCTCGTCCGCCGCGCCTACTCCGTCTCGCACCCGGTCGTGAACGATAGCGGCGAGCTCTTCGAGGCGGAGAAGCTCGACTTCCTGGAGTTCTACATCGTCATGGTCACCGGGGAGGAGGGCCAGCCCGCCCCCGGCCTCACCCCTCGCCTGTTCCTGAAAAAGCCGGGCGACCGGATCAACATGGGCCAGAAATTCACCGGCGAGTACACCCTCGAGCTCATGGAGGAGATCCGCGATCGCGACGACGCCCTCATCGTCTTCGGCGGCACCGGCACCGGCGAGGGACCCCACAACTTCATGATCTGGGAGCTGCTGCGGAAGGGCTTCAAGGGGCAGATCGCCTCGCTCAACGTCGTCCGCTACAAGGAGGACCTCGCCTACGAGGCCATCTACCGCGATCTCGAAAAAAAATACCCGAACCTCACCTATCACGCCCTCACCACCCGCGAGACCGACAC
Proteins encoded in this window:
- a CDS encoding ferredoxin--NADP reductase, whose translation is MLEQSDIKELAEKHYNATIVDIRWGHETLAAFRVKPDFPIPDFHPGQYTTLGLGYWEARHQDALKEKPHDEKKIRRLVRRAYSVSHPVVNDSGELFEAEKLDFLEFYIVMVTGEEGQPAPGLTPRLFLKKPGDRINMGQKFTGEYTLELMEEIRDRDDALIVFGGTGTGEGPHNFMIWELLRKGFKGQIASLNVVRYKEDLAYEAIYRDLEKKYPNLTYHALTTRETDTLHNKVYVQDYILSGQFEEKIGREMKAENTHIFLCGNPAMIGIPKIKDGEKTWPEGKKGVIEIMEARGFTMDYGQTKGNIHYEKYW